A window from Triticum aestivum cultivar Chinese Spring chromosome 6D, IWGSC CS RefSeq v2.1, whole genome shotgun sequence encodes these proteins:
- the LOC123141504 gene encoding protein FLOWERINGUS T, protein MSRDPLVVGNVVGDILDPFIKSASLKVLYNNRELTNGSELKPSQVVNEPRIEIAGRDMRNLYTLVMVDPDSPSPSNPTKREYLHWLVTDIPESTDASYGNEIVSYESPKPTAGIHRFVFVIFRQSVQQTIYAPGWRPNFNSRDFSALYSLGPPVAAVFFNCQRETGCGGRRYIR, encoded by the exons ATGTCAAGGGATCCACTTGTTGTAGGCAATGTAGTTGGAGATATCTTGGACCCATTTATCAAATCAGCATCACTCAAAGTCTTATACAACAATAGGGAGCTGACTAATGGATCTGAGCTCAAGCCTTCACAAGTAGTCAATGAGCCACGGATCGAGATTGCTGGGCGTGACATGAGAAACCTTTACACTTTG GTAATGGTGGATCCTGACTCACCAAGTCCAAGCAATCCAACCAAAAGAGAATACCTTCATTG GTTAGTGACAGACATTCCGGAATCAACAGATGCAAGCTATG GAAACGAGATAGTCAGCTACGAAAGCCCAAAGCCAACAGCAGGAATACATCGCTTTGTCTTTGTGATTTTCCGCCAATCTGTCCAGCAGACCATTTATGCACCAGGATGGAGACCAAATTTCAACTCAAGGGACTTCTCAGCACTTTACAGTCTAGGCCCACCTGTGGCTGCAGTATTCTTCAACTGCCAAAGGGAGACCGGATGCGGTGGCAGACGATACATCAGATGA